The genomic DNA GGATAAAGCACTATATGgtcttcaccaggccccgagagcctggtatgagacactatCCACCTAcctgctggacaacgggttcacaagaggaacagtagatagcaccttgttcacaaaagaagTAGCTGGCCACTTGCTGATTGTGCAGATCTATGTCGACGACATCATTTTTGGTTCAACAAATGACAAGCTGTGCAAAGAgtttgaagttgtgatgaagaagaaatttgagatgagttcgatgggggagatgaaattcttccttggattacaagttgaacaactacccgacggaattttcattcatcaatcgaAATATGTCAAGGACGTGCTGGAAAAGTTtgacatgacagattgcagtcctgcgtCAACCCCCCTGGCACAGAATCACGGTATATGTCCGGATGAGCAAGGTGTAAAGCTGGATGAAACATTATACAGATCAATCATCGGCTCTTTGATGTATCTTACAGCTTCCAGgcccgacatcatgtacccgacatgttTGTGTGCACGATACCAGTCGAACCCGAAACAATCACACTTGACAATCGTCAAGAGAAttctacggtatttgaaaggttgcccaagcatcggcttgtggtaccctcgctcgggtgattttacattgtctggttttgctgattcagATTTCGGTAGTTGTAAACAGAACgccaagtccaccactgctgggtgccagttcttcggaactcggcttgttacctggcagtgcaagaagcaaaccgCAGTCGCGCTTTCTACTTGCGAGGCAGAGTATGTCTCAGCCTCAAGCTGTTGTTCTCagattctctggattcaacagcaaatgcgcgatttcggcctgcaattcttggatactccaatatttgtggacaatgaagcggccatcaatgtcacgaaaaatccggttcaccactcaaaaacgaaacacatagaaatccgACACCATTTTATTAGAGACTGTTATGAAAAGAAACTAATTCGGATTGAACATGtgagcaccgatgatcagaaggctgatttttacacaaaaccttttgataaaaagagattttattatcttttaaagattaatgggttaaaaaatctgcaatctgggagggtaatagagtgtgaagccgagctgggcggcgatctgacttgaacTGTATCATGTTGTCAATtttttgtacagttgtatttcctacttttctttttaaaacaaaaacacaaaaatatgttttagttttagggggagatattcgcagaaaaatacaaaaacatgataaaatcataaaaatccaaaaacattaaaaaatgaaaaagagctgTGTTGTatagggaaatgatagtacatcagctagacaggcacagtacgctaaagatatataatgaaaaatgcaattaagcaatctcgctaaagatgtgccggtaggttcttacaaaattagtagatcagtttgggatataaactaaatttaacttgcgttttcgtggggaacacctccaggatatataggtaacccctgaaatcctgtttgaaaggtcccgtattctgagatactaggtctttatactcggtgatatctggggtattatcccgggacttctgctgtatggaaatactgacctagtccccggataatactttatgcaaaaagctttgaaacataagcttcaccctcagcatgctgatgaaacaataaaattgatagtcgctgctgttgaaatgcaaaagatcctctaaaggggacccaccgaaaagtcgagccgtcatctctctgctgaacggaagttctgacctgagctctcacggtttcgcatttacctctaacagatatcagttgtggtatattcacctgtaagactgaatactgggatccggatacgggagtatatactgaggtgggaacacacgttgacgtttaagtctctaaaacactattaacgtatcccgaacagtttgaaaattctgtgagaatttaaaatggatcaatataccgacaattaacgcgaattgtttaaatgtttaaaatgaaataagcttaacggtgcttgtgttctgtcagaagctgatatgatcccttaacacgctcgaaaaaaatagtgtgtgtatatttttgtttgtacagctttaaacccaaaaagattttcttttctagtttagtttcgacaactgatactggggattggaAGATCAAAGCCTGTGTGCTGAACATGTCGGTATTTGATGAGGTttgggtaagctgtgattgcaacAAGATCTGGTATGATGTTTGTGAGAAAGTTTGTGAAAAagtgtttgaaaagttaaaagttcattaatttgaactactTGTTGAAACAAACCGAAAAAGTACTTCATAAATCTGATtatccaaggtcattaatttggacttggacgaTCAATCAGTTgttccaaggtcattaacttggacttggtcaactgggtgccAGCATGTGAAAACGAACAAgttgaaaaatgattaaaaattgaattttttaaaAATGAAGAGTGGGTCGCTTTTATGACATTTATGGACCGCTCTTATGGAAAGTTACAAAGCAGCTACCTGAAGACCAATATTctagacaaagactgcggcttcatccaatggggagtttgttggtgcataatgtctaaagcctgcgtctttgtaaagttagattaacgtatatAGTCTAGATAGGTTATTGTGTAATAGTTCAGGGGTTGAAAATGTAATTATACGAAAGTTTGTttgctggaccgcttttgtgacacttgtccacaaaagcgagccaagctggatcgcttatgtggacatgtcacataagcggttcCAGTCTTCTATATATACCCCTGTGTAGTTTTCATTTGGAACGGTTGTCTTGAATTGTATGTCGAAGTGCTGACTCTCTGTCAATCGTTGCTGAATGAAGTAAAAGTATTAAAAGTGAAGATatttctgttttctactcatttctgtACCATACACCTTAGTTTCATGCTTAAAcgtgtttccgccacgtttttaGCAGGCTCTAGCTTAGATTGACTCCTCAGTGAGATCATACTCGATCCTACAAATTTCCTTATGTAATGTATCTTTTGATTCATCGTGATCAAGAAACGACAATACTTGATTCAATAAGCTTTTTTCCAAGCATAGTTGAAGCACCTAATCTAAGTCGGTATTCATGTTTTTTCTTATAGGTCCTTTTGTCTACTTTTGCTCGTACCGATTGATTTTCATTAATTAAATAGGCACACTTTTTGAAACATTGGTTGTGGGATCTATTGACTAAGTCTATATGTTTTCGAAGGGCCGCATGTTCTTTTCTCAAACCATTATACCCCTCGGAAACAAATGTGTCTCTTTTATCTCTAAAGGTTCCCCTAAACAAGTAGCAACATAAGCAAAAGTGCAAAACACACGGCCCAATTTTACACTATACTCTGACCATCCCTTACACTCATATCTATCATACCAATCTTCTTTAAATTGCCTTAACTCATTACATGACACATTGATTGTGGGAAGTCTATACCTCTTAGTTGACATGGTCCTCTAAGTATGTATGCCCTACTAATCCCATCTCGTTGATTAACGTTATATGATGAAATCGACTTGTGATCATGAGGACCCAAAGGAAGCATATCTACGTCAACGTATTCGAGAGTTTTGGAAGGTGATTTTCCACCTTTCATTTTGAGAAACCGTTCCATAATAGAATTACACATAGTTTCTATTTAGAATCAAAATAAATCATTATAATCTAAGTATAACCAATTTACCATAATTTCACATGATGACATAATCAATTGATATACATAACATTTATATTCACgtaaacaaacaaagtttcaaATAAAGCATGTCTCAATTTCAATTTTCAAACCATAGTTTTAAATTTTGATTCTAATCACACAAACACATTTCAAAAAAACCATCATAAGTCATAACTAATTCTATAATTGTAATTTTGAAAGTTTAATCCCTCCCTACTTCCCTAGTCTTTAAATCTCTATTATCTCCCTCACAAAAACTACATCCATCGCAGAAGCGACATTACTATCGCCCAAGAAATCCACCAACATATGTACAACCGTGCCCGCAACTTCCGGGAACTTGACCGCACACGATGAATCGCTTGAATAAGCATTTGACGATACTCACCATCTTTCTCAAACTCGCCGCTTTGAGTTTTCACCACTTCATTTTTCAAAGTGAGAATGACTTCGTTAATGTTTTGAGGGGTGATTAAATCAAGAGCGATATCAAGTGTTTTACGCCTAATGTCGTGGTTTGGGCTCGAGAGTGCCCGGAGCACGTCCATTATCATATTAACCATGATCTCGTTATGGGAAGCTTTTAGTTCGTCTAAACGATCAAGCACGATAAGCTTCACATTGTTGTCGCTCTGACTGACGAGAAGCTGGCAATACGTACTGGCTGCAACCCGAATGGGGGTGGGAGCGGATGATAACGATACCAGTGTTCCCGCGCATTCGAAGATAACAGTAGCGGAAGGTACGTTTAACAACGATATAATGATCTTTATGTACTTCCCTTTTTCTCGTGTGTGCGACCGATACACTTTGCGTATCAAATCCAACACGACCATTTGTAACGATTCGCCCCATTCGAACACTTTATCCACATGGGTCAAAAGGTAATGAACCGCAAGATCTTGGGCGCATGTGTAAAGCATAAGAAACGCGTTTCTCTTTGCGGATTGATCAGCTTCGGTTGATAACACTTTTTCGATCATTTCTGGTGCATCGACCAAAAGGTGATCCCCGTGTGGAAGCTTGTAGATCGCGTTCACCGCAAGTATGGCATTCCTCCTTACAAACGGATTTCTATGCTCCAGATTGGCCAATATGGAAGGGATCAAGGGCTCGATAATCTCGGTTTCACATATACGGCAAAGAAACCGCAAAGTTACACCGCGAATGTACTCATTCGGGTGCTGGAGATTGTTTCGTAAGTTTTGGCAGATTAAAATCATTTCGGGTAAGACTTTTCCTTTGGAGTCCGTCTTTGCGATGATTTCAAGGTAAAGAAGGAGTAGTTTCTGAACCGTGTGATCCTCTGAAGGAAGGACGTAACGAACGATTGTGATGAAAAGCTGTGGTAGTGTTTCTCCGTTCAGTAAAAGCATAACGGCTTTTTTCATGGCGTCTATCTTTGCAGTATCGTCGTTTCCTTCAAGAGCCACCTTGATCTCATTGGCAAGTGCCGGTGTTCCTTTGTCGAAATGAATAAGAAGAGAGCATGATTTCTCCATATTATCTGTTGCAAATGACCAAATTTCTGTTAGTTCAGATCATAAGTAAAAGTTTCTACTTTTAATTTTGTTATCTAACCATGAAAAAAGAAGACATTCAGTAACCTTATTTCTTGTTATTTCATTTTACCAAAAGTAATAATTCATTGTCAGACTGTAGATACCCAGTGCAGAAAGACTAAAATTCCATCTGATACgcaatttatatatattaatatttgcTTTTTTAGATTAGACGAGCCAATGAGCCAGCTAAACAAGCCAAACGACCGAGCCAGCTCGACTCGGCTCATTAACAAACAAGCCATTTTCGAGCCAGCTTTTTCCGAGCTAGCCGCCAGAGTTATAATCTTATTATAATCAGGTTGCATTGCAAAAAAAATAatgataataaaaataaaataaaatgtagaTACAACTAAGCTTATATTGATCAGGTGATCCCCTAGATGATATAGTATAACAGGCAATGTGTAATTAGTCGATCTGGCTGCCCTAAAACCTATGAATGCTCTAAGATTATCGTTAACGACGATTGAAATTAACCAATTATATACGTGTACGTCTATGTTAGCAAATTCAGAGAGCGAAAACCTAACATACGAAATTCATACGTAAATCGCAATAATAAGAAACATATATGAAATTGACGAAATGTAATGCATTTAATTGACGAAAAAATGTTATGATTATGTATAATTTCTATAAGTGTGTGAAGATTACAAGTCATTGTGATTGTCTGTTCACCTGATGACGATGTTGATGAGGCTTGAGCAAGCAAAGTTCCGTGCGGATCGAGAGAGGAAGTAACGTGGTTCTCAGATTTGGTTTGCGTGGGTAGTTTCAAAACATTTTATTCCGAGTTAAATTTTAGTTGATGTGATTTGAGCTATTTTGTC from Helianthus annuus cultivar XRQ/B chromosome 7, HanXRQr2.0-SUNRISE, whole genome shotgun sequence includes the following:
- the LOC110868041 gene encoding coatomer subunit beta-2; translation: MTYNMEKSCSLLIHFDKGTPALANEIKVALEGNDDTAKIDAMKKAVMLLLNGETLPQLFITIVRYVLPSEDHTVQKLLLLYLEIIAKTDSKGKVLPEMILICQNLRNNLQHPNEYIRGVTLRFLCRICETEIIEPLIPSILANLEHRNPFVRRNAILAVNAIYKLPHGDHLLVDAPEMIEKVLSTEADQSAKRNAFLMLYTCAQDLAVHYLLTHVDKVFEWGESLQMVVLDLIRKVYRSHTREKGKYIKIIISLLNVPSATVIFECAGTLVSLSSAPTPIRVAASTYCQLLVSQSDNNVKLIVLDRLDELKASHNEIMVNMIMDVLRALSSPNHDIRRKTLDIALDLITPQNINEVILTLKNEVVKTQSGEFEKDGEYRQMLIQAIHRVRSSSRKLRARLYICWWISWAIVMSLLRWM